In a single window of the Elaeis guineensis isolate ETL-2024a chromosome 4, EG11, whole genome shotgun sequence genome:
- the LOC105043963 gene encoding putative pentatricopeptide repeat-containing protein At1g16830, translating to MKLRWRRLLHLSSNWTFKTLRNPSNKCLDGSQLHLCPQVVESTVWSCPSDTIALSFFLWCARQPNYFHDPRSFDRMIPIAGRLTERFGSVAAIVEELESIGCSVKAQTFMILLRIYWRGNLYTLALEVFDEMSSRNFVPNTFARNMVLDILFKVGHFGAAMRFLRDIEFPNFLSYNIVVCNLCKSRDWLRVRDVLREMVKKGFHPNTGTYTMVLDCFHKAGRLMESLQLLAFMIVSGNRPNIAIWTILIDSLCRTGKVDLASRLFGKMIESGCSPSVVTYTSLIKGFFEARMYKEVLRMLDSMLSSGCNPDLVLYNVLIDCLSKVQKYDDAIDVFLLLRESKLKPDSYTLSSLLSAICSSGKMSLLPKLVTGLHVSIDLVACNSLLNFFCKVGHPSQAVDFYSDMVERGFAPDKYSYVGLLNGLCRLGKIDYAINFYHAIVENDPHIDAYFHTVILDGLTKRGKYHWAIRLFRKAVKENYCLDVVSYTIALHGLFKGGRFQEACSLFDQMKQFGVIPNACTYNVMLLGLCRARDIDAVKQLLRDMEIAGIEMDYVAYNTIIAFLIKLRRFNSAFLVFSKMCDLGMKPNKTTYSLLSKGLGHVSAEGLDNQYSQLTYNLEDTDFVYSTESDQPNELLVSSGS from the coding sequence ATGAAACTGAGATGGAGAAGATTACTCCATCTTTCGTCGAATTGGACGTTCAAAACCCTAAGAAATCCCAGTAATAAATGCCTCGACGGTTCCCAGCTTCATCTTTGCCCTCAGGTCGTCGAGTCGACAGTGTGGAGCTGCCCTTCGGATACAATCGCTTTAAGCTTCTTCCTGTGGTGTGCTCGCCAGCCAAATTACTTCCACGACCCCCGGTCCTTCGACCGGATGATCCCTATCGCTGGCCGGCTCACCGAGCGCTTTGGCTCTGTTGCAGCGATTGTTGAGGAATTGGAGAGCATTGGTTGTTCCGTGAAGGCGCAAACTTTCATGATTTTACTGAGAATTTATTGGCGGGGAAACTTGTATACGTTGGCATTGGAAGTGTTCGATGAAATGAGTAGTAGAAATTTTGTTCCCAACACCTTTGCCCGGAATATGGTTCTTGATATACTATTCAAGGTTGGTCATTTCGGTGCAGCAATGAGGTTTCTGAGAGATATCGAGTTCCCAAATTTTCTTAGTTACAATATAGTAGTATGTAATCTTTGCAAGTCCCGTGATTGGTTGAGAGTTCGTGATGTTTTAAGAGAGATGGTAAAGAAAGGATTTCATCCCAATACTGGCACTTATACAATGGTTCTGGATTGCTTTCACAAGGCAGGAAGGCTTATGGAGTCACTACAATTGCTAGCTTTTATGATTGTTTCTGGTAATCGACCCAACATAGCCATTTGGACAATCTTGATAGACAGTCTATGTCGAACTGGGAAAGTTGATTTAGCCAGCAGATTGTTTGGAAAGATGATAGAGTCTGGGTGCTCACCCAGTGTTGTCACTTATACTTCTCTTATCAAAGGCTTTTTTGAAGCACGAATGTACAAAGAAGTGCTGAGGATGTTAGATTCTATGTTATCAAGTGGGTGCAATCCTGACCTAGTACTGTATAATGTTCTGATTGATTGCCTGTCTAAGGTGCAGAAATATGATGATGCAATTGACGTTTTCCTTCTTCTGCGTGAGAGCAAACTAAAACCAGATTCCTATACTTTGTCTTCTTTGTTGTCTGCAATATGCTCATCGGGTAAAATGAGCTTGCTTCCCAAACTTGTTACGGGACTACATGTTTCTATTGATCTCGTGGCTTGTAATTCTCTACTAAATTTTTTCTGCAAGGTTGGTCATCCATCTCAAGCTGTGGACTTTTACAGTGATATGGTTGAGAGAGGCTTTGCACCAGACAAGTACAGTTATGTTGGACTGTTGAATGGTCTGTGCAGGCTAGGGAAGATAGACTATGCCATTAATTTCTATCATGCTATTGTTGAGAATGATCCTCATATAGATGCATATTTCCATACAGTGATCCTTGATGGACTTACTAAAAGAGGAAAATATCACTGGGCCATTAggctgtttaggaaagctgttaaAGAAAATTATTGCCTTGATGTTGTATCCTACACAATTGCTCTTCATGGGCTTTTTAAAGGTGGTAGGTTTCAAGAAGCTTGCAGTTTGTTTGACCAGATGAAGCAGTTTGGTGTGATTCCTAATGCTTGTACCTACAATGTGATGCTTCTTGGCCTTTGTAGGGCTAGAGATATTGATGCAGTTAAGCAATTGCTTAGAGATATGGAGATTGCTGGAATTGAGATGGACTATGTCGCATACAACACAATAATTGCTTTCCTCATTAAATTGCGTCGTTTTAATTCAGCTTTCCTGGTATTTAGTAAAATGTGTGATTTGGGAATGAAGCCCAACAAGACCACTTACTCATTACTGTCCAAGGGACTTGGCCATGTCTCCGCTGAAGGACTGGATAATCAGTATTCACAATTGACATATAATCTTGAGGATACTGATTTTGTTTACAGCACTGAGTCTGATCAGCCTAATGAACTTCTTGTAAGCTCGGGGAGTTAG